A region of the Methanobrevibacter sp. genome:
GGTGCTTCTCCTCTGTATCCTTCAAGTAATTTGGACACTTTAGTGCTTTCAATTTGCTCATCAATTTCCTGTGAGGATAATCCTTTTGCTAAATTGAAGGACACGTCTTCAATGAGGTTTACATAGATTCCACCCATACCGAATGCAATCATCGGTCCAAATTGCTTGTCTTTGATCATACCGACAATCACTTCTTCGCCGGAATCCATCATCTTTTGAACTTCCACGCCGTCCGGTATGATATCTGGATGTGCAGCTTTTGCATTTGCAATGATTTCATCATATGCAGCTTTCGCTTCATCTTCTGTTTCGATTCCTACCTTTACACCGCCAATGTCTGATTTGTGTAAAATTTTATCGGATGCGATTTTAAGCACGACTGGAAATTCCATTTCACGGGCAAGTTTGGCCGCTTCATCAGCACTGGTTGATAACTTGATTGGTGCTGCTGAGATTCCATATGCTTCAGCTACAGCGTAAGCTTCACTACCAAGTAAGGTGTCTCTTCCATCTGCAGTTACTTTTTCGAATATTGCTTTTACAGCATCCTTATCGACGTCATCGATTTTTTCAACAACATCATCATACTGTCTGGCAGGCAATTGTGCATATCTTGTCATTGCTTCAAGTGCGGTTACTGCAGTTTCCGGGAATACATAAGTTGGAACGCCGTTTGCTCTTAAAGCTTCATTTGCAGCTTCAAATGATGGTCCTCCCATATTTACAACGATAATTGGCTTGTCAAATTCTTTTCGCTCTTCAAGTATTGCCTGTGCAATTCCATCAGGGTCGGCTGATGCAGTAGGACAAACCATAATGATTAGACTGTCAACATCCTCATTTGCAAGTACGATTTCTAAGGATTCTTTGTATCTGCTTACTGGTGCATCACCCAATACGTCAATAGGGTTTTTAGCACTACCTTCATCTGTAACGCATTCTTTTAGTCTTGCTGTAGTTTCTTCGTCAAATTGAACAAGTTGCAAACCTACTTTTTCCATTGCATCTACGGTGAGTACTCCTCCACCACCTGCATTAGTGATAATGGCTACATTATCTCCTTTTGGAAGTGGTGCTTTGGAGAATGCTAAACCTAAGTCAAATAACTCTGCCATAGTTTCCACACGCATGATTCCAGATTGTCTAAATGATGTATCAAATGCCAAATCACTGCCTGCAAGGGCTCCGGTATGTGATGATGCGGCTTCTGCTCCAGCACTGCTTGAACCAGATTTAAGGATAATGATTGGTTTTTTAACAGCTGTTTCTCTCATTGTTCTTACAAAGTCTTCATCATCTGAGATAGATTCAAGATAACAGATGATTACGGCAGTTTCATCATCTTCTGCCAAGTATTGTAACAATTCAATTTCGTTTACGCCTGCTTTGTTACCTAAACTAATTACTTTACTGAATCCAATACCTGATGTCACACTCCAGTCAATAATTGCAACCATCATTGCTCCACTTTGTGAAATGAATGCAATGTTTCCTGTTGGAGGCATCATCTGTGAGAATGATCCATTTAAAGGAGTGTGGGAATCGGTAATTCCTAAACTGTTTGGTCCGATAATGTTAATTCCGTATTCTTCACCAAGTGCTGTTAACTCAGCTTCTAATTTAGCTCCTTCTCCGCCTATTTCCTTAAATCCTGCGGTAATTACTACCATGTTTTCAACGCCTTTTTCACCACATTCTTTAACGGTAGGGTTTACAAATGGGGAAGGAATTGTTATGATTGCTAAATCGACATCTCCAGGAATTTCAGTTATGTTCTTATATGCTTTTTTACCTAAAATCTCTCCACCTTTTGGGTTTACTGGATATATTTCGCCTTCAAACCCATCATTGATGAGATTATCAACAATAATGTATCCTACTTTTCCAGGGGTATTGGAAGCACCAATGACCGCCACGGATTCAGGTTTAAACATTCTTTCGAGGTCTTTCATAAGTTTTTCTCCTTATAATTTTTGTTAACATTATTTATATTTATAATGATAAATAATTAACAATTATTATAATTATATTTATTGTTATATTGAATATTTAAATATATTGTTTAAACATCATTCTAAATTCTTATTAAATAAATTCCATGCTTGTTTATTCTTTTTTATATTAATTGAAATATTTAATTTGGTATAATTAAAAATTGATTTTAATAATTTTTTCTTTTAAAACAGTTTTTCGGTTAAACTATTTAATAGATGATTAATATAATTATATAATAATTAATAAATTTTTGATATTTTAAAATATCTAATTAGGGGAATATTAATGAGCTTAATTATTGCTTACATAGGTAAAAAAGGATGTGTGATGGCTGGAGATAAAAGAAAGATTGGATACTTTGGTGATAAAAAGAATTTAGAAATTTTAGAA
Encoded here:
- the acs gene encoding acetate--CoA ligase alpha subunit; the protein is MKDLERMFKPESVAVIGASNTPGKVGYIIVDNLINDGFEGEIYPVNPKGGEILGKKAYKNITEIPGDVDLAIITIPSPFVNPTVKECGEKGVENMVVITAGFKEIGGEGAKLEAELTALGEEYGINIIGPNSLGITDSHTPLNGSFSQMMPPTGNIAFISQSGAMMVAIIDWSVTSGIGFSKVISLGNKAGVNEIELLQYLAEDDETAVIICYLESISDDEDFVRTMRETAVKKPIIILKSGSSSAGAEAASSHTGALAGSDLAFDTSFRQSGIMRVETMAELFDLGLAFSKAPLPKGDNVAIITNAGGGGVLTVDAMEKVGLQLVQFDEETTARLKECVTDEGSAKNPIDVLGDAPVSRYKESLEIVLANEDVDSLIIMVCPTASADPDGIAQAILEERKEFDKPIIVVNMGGPSFEAANEALRANGVPTYVFPETAVTALEAMTRYAQLPARQYDDVVEKIDDVDKDAVKAIFEKVTADGRDTLLGSEAYAVAEAYGISAAPIKLSTSADEAAKLAREMEFPVVLKIASDKILHKSDIGGVKVGIETEDEAKAAYDEIIANAKAAHPDIIPDGVEVQKMMDSGEEVIVGMIKDKQFGPMIAFGMGGIYVNLIEDVSFNLAKGLSSQEIDEQIESTKVSKLLEGYRGEAPCDIEEVKEAIKRVARLTLDFPEITELDINPIFVYEEGSSALDIKIKL